The following DNA comes from Herpetosiphonaceae bacterium.
CGATATGCGCATGCTGGCGGCATTATAACATACGCATTTGAGACTTCTATCGCAGCATTGCAATTCCATTAAATGCTAAACGCTTGCTAGACTGGTAGCAAGCGTTCTCTGGTGGGGACGGAGAGACTCGAACTCTCACGTCTTGCGACACTAGATCCTAAGTCTAGCGCGTCTGCCAATTTCGCCACGTCCCCGTACGGCTTGCAGTATATCAAAAGCCGCCCGCCCGCGCAACCTCCAGGAGTCCAAAGCTCAACGTTTCGAGGCTCCAGCGCCTGGTTCTCGGTTCGTGGTTCTGCGTCAGGCCCTCACCCCGGCTCGCGGCGCACTAGCTCACTGACCATGTCGAGCCGTGTGCCGTTTTGGTGATCTCGATCTGCGTCGGGAACATATCTTTAAGCTCCTGAATATGCGTGATCACCAGAATGCAATCGAAGTCGTCGGCGATAGCGTTGATCGCCTCCACCACTCGATCGCGGCCTTTGCCGTCCTGCGTTCCAAATCCCTCATCGATGATCAGCGTCTTGAGATTCGCGCCTGCGCGCCGCGCGAGCAGCTTCGACAGGGCGATGCGAATCGCAAAATTTACGCGGAAGGCCTCGCCGCCGCTGTACATCTGGTAATCGCGCGTGCCAAGGCTATCCGAGATCCGAATGTCAAGCGTCTCGATCGTACTATCGCCCTTTTTGGTATCGCGCTGCGTCTCGAACGCCAGATGAAACTGGTTATCGGTCATGCGGCTCAGCAGCTTGTTCGCCTCCTGCTCAAGCTCAGGGATCGCCGTCTCGATCAGCATGGCCTGAACGCCTTTCTTGCCGAACGCCTGCGCCAGCTCATCGTACACGGCACGCTCATCGGCCAGCACCGAAGCGTGGGCGCGCTGCTCGACCAGCAGAAGGGCGCTCTTCTGGCATACGCGCAGCAGCTCTTCCGCGCTGCCGAGCGCCCGCTGCGCGATCTGAAGCTGAGTCTGCAACATACGGCTGTGGGTATCGGCATCGCGCAGCGCCAGCTCGATTCGCGCCTGATCGTGCAGTTGTTGGTTCAGCAGCGCGATCTGCTGGCGTTTTTCGGCCAGATCCGCCGCGACGCGCGCACACTGCTCTTCGTCGCGGCGTAGATACTCGCGGCTCCGCTCGACCGAGGCCAGCGCCCGCTCCAGATCCAGCGCCTCGCGCTCCCAGCGCTTCAGCTCGTCGACTTCGCTGCGCAGCACGGCGTGCGCTTCTTTGCTGTAGCCGAGCGCCTGCCCCTCGGCGCGGACGGCCTCACGGGCGCGGCGCTCCTCCTCGCCATACGCCTCATGCTCCAGCTGGTCGCAGATCGACTCGTGGCGTGCGAGCACGGCGGGACGCTGCGCCTCCGCCTCGGCAATCGCCGCAAGCTCGGCGTCCAGCAGGGCGACCTGCTGTTGAATCTGGCTAGCCTCCGCGATCTGGCGCTCGGTCGTCGCAACCTCGGCGCGAAGCTGCGCGAGCTGCCGTTTGATCGTCGTCAGGTCGCCCAGCAGCGCAAGCTGCGCTTCGAGATTGTCTAGCTCGCGCTGCTCGGCCTGGGCATACGCGCGCTGCTCCAACTGCACCTCGACGGTGCGCAGCGTCTCGCGCACATCGGCCAGCTTTGCCCGCGCCTCGGTGGCCTGGGCCTGCTGCAATTCCAGCTTGGCGCGGCGCGCCTCGGCCTGGGAGCGGAGAGCAAGAAACTGCTCCAACTGCTCAATCGCCGCGCGCTGCTCCGCGACCAGCGCATCGTTCTCGCGTGTCTCACGCCGCAGATCAACGATCTGCTGACGCAGAGCATCCCGGCGCTCGTGGTATTGCTCGACGATCCGCACCAGACCGGCATTGCCGAGCGCGCTGTCACAGACCGGGCAGGTGCCCTCGCCCTGCTCGATCAGCTGCAGCTTATTGCCGATCTCTTTGCCCTCTGCCTCGACCGCCTTGTAGTCCGACTGAAGCTCACCCTGGCGCTGAAGCGCCGCCGCCAGATCGTCGCGACGAGTGACTAGCTCATCCTCACGGGCTTGAAACGCCGCCAGCTCACTGCGCACCTCACGCAGCGCTCGATCGAGATCGGGCAAGGCAGCGGCCTGCTCGCTAAGCTCGGCCTCGCGGCGCTGCTGCTCCTGCTGCACCCCAATCAGCGAGTCGCGCTGCACGTTGACAATGCCTTGCAGCTCCTTCGCCCGCACCTGAAGCTCAAGCAGCATCGCCTGCTGCTCGATCAGGCGGCTTTCGTCGGCTTTCAACTGCGCGAGCGTGGCTTGCAGCGCGCTCAGCTCGACAAGCTGCCTGGTCAAGCCCTCGCGATCGGCGAGCGCCGTCGAGCGTCGCGCTAGCTGCGCATCCAGCCGCGCTAGCTGCTCCTGGGCGCTGCGCTGCTCCAGCTCAAGCTGATGGCGCAGCGCGTCGAGCTGGCGCTGCCACTGGTTGAACTCTTCCTTGAGCCGATAGGCCTCTTCACGACGACGATCCATCTCTTCCAGTGCCGCCTGCGCCGCGTGCAGATGCTCGCAGCCCTGCTCGATCGCGTCGCGCCGCGCGATCACCGCCTCGAATACGGCGATCTCGTTCTGCAAGCGGGCAATCCCGCCGTATAGCTCGCGCTGCGCCTGCTCGCCCTGAGCGAGCGACTGAGCCAGCGCGTCGCGCCGCGCGCTGGCCTCGCGCAGGCGCGACGCCTGCTCGCGTAGCTCCTGCGTACCGGCCTCGTGATCGTGAAGCTCCTCCTGGATCGCCGCCACGCGCTCCTGCGCCTCGTCGCGCTGCTGCTCAAGCACCGGCTGCTGCTCGGCCTCCGCTTGCAGCCGCATGATATGGCTTTGGACCAGATCCAGATCTTTGGTGCGCTCGTTGATGGCATCCTTGGCCCGTCGCTCCAGCTCCTCGTACTCCGACAGGCCCAGAATATCGGCCAGCACCTGCTTGCGCTCGGCGGGCTTGCGTCCGGTGAACTCGTCGGCGCGGCCCTGGATCAGAAACGCCGAGTTGATAAAGGTATCGTACTCGATGCGCAG
Coding sequences within:
- a CDS encoding SMC family ATPase, with the translated sequence MIPEKLQLRNFMCYGEDVPPLQFAGLHVACLSGQNGAGKSALLDALTWSLWGKARAKSDDDLITLGREEMEVALEFLLDNQIYRVIRRRKRGKRAGSTTLDFQIRERDTTWRRLSGDTIAETQAAINRVLRIEYDTFINSAFLIQGRADEFTGRKPAERKQVLADILGLSEYEELERRAKDAINERTKDLDLVQSHIMRLQAEAEQQPVLEQQRDEAQERVAAIQEELHDHEAGTQELREQASRLREASARRDALAQSLAQGEQAQRELYGGIARLQNEIAVFEAVIARRDAIEQGCEHLHAAQAALEEMDRRREEAYRLKEEFNQWQRQLDALRHQLELEQRSAQEQLARLDAQLARRSTALADREGLTRQLVELSALQATLAQLKADESRLIEQQAMLLELQVRAKELQGIVNVQRDSLIGVQQEQQRREAELSEQAAALPDLDRALREVRSELAAFQAREDELVTRRDDLAAALQRQGELQSDYKAVEAEGKEIGNKLQLIEQGEGTCPVCDSALGNAGLVRIVEQYHERRDALRQQIVDLRRETRENDALVAEQRAAIEQLEQFLALRSQAEARRAKLELQQAQATEARAKLADVRETLRTVEVQLEQRAYAQAEQRELDNLEAQLALLGDLTTIKRQLAQLRAEVATTERQIAEASQIQQQVALLDAELAAIAEAEAQRPAVLARHESICDQLEHEAYGEEERRAREAVRAEGQALGYSKEAHAVLRSEVDELKRWEREALDLERALASVERSREYLRRDEEQCARVAADLAEKRQQIALLNQQLHDQARIELALRDADTHSRMLQTQLQIAQRALGSAEELLRVCQKSALLLVEQRAHASVLADERAVYDELAQAFGKKGVQAMLIETAIPELEQEANKLLSRMTDNQFHLAFETQRDTKKGDSTIETLDIRISDSLGTRDYQMYSGGEAFRVNFAIRIALSKLLARRAGANLKTLIIDEGFGTQDGKGRDRVVEAINAIADDFDCILVITHIQELKDMFPTQIEITKTAHGSTWSVS